The following proteins are co-located in the Robbsia betulipollinis genome:
- the trbB gene encoding P-type conjugative transfer ATPase TrbB, translating into MEDENLQASVRARAVEKLRRDLGSTVMHALADPKTVEVLLNPDGALWQERLGERMQQIGTMTAQRGEAVIKTVAGYHGKTITRATPLVESELPTDGSRFAGQLPPVVEAPTFAIRKKAVSIFTLDQYVESGILTPSQAVVIKAAVKAHRNILVIGGTGSGKTTLVNAVLHEMVQNDPYERFALLQDTSELQCTAGNKVAYHTTIDVTMTLLLKTILRMRPDRIVVGEVRGAEALDLLDCWNTGHEGGAATLHANDAHAALIRLKSLVTRNDAAPDEIEPLIGEAVHIIVHIARVACGRRVQEIIAIDGYEDGGYMTRNL; encoded by the coding sequence ATGGAGGACGAAAATCTTCAGGCATCGGTTCGTGCACGCGCGGTGGAAAAACTTCGTCGCGACCTCGGTTCGACAGTGATGCACGCTCTCGCGGACCCGAAAACAGTCGAAGTGCTGTTGAATCCCGACGGGGCATTGTGGCAAGAACGCTTGGGGGAAAGGATGCAGCAAATCGGCACGATGACCGCGCAACGAGGCGAAGCCGTGATCAAGACCGTCGCTGGCTACCATGGCAAAACCATTACCCGCGCAACGCCTCTCGTTGAAAGCGAGCTTCCGACCGACGGCTCGCGTTTCGCCGGGCAGCTTCCTCCCGTCGTCGAAGCGCCTACCTTCGCCATACGCAAGAAGGCTGTTTCGATCTTCACGCTCGACCAATACGTCGAATCGGGCATCCTGACCCCTTCCCAGGCCGTTGTCATCAAAGCCGCCGTCAAGGCCCACAGGAACATCCTCGTCATCGGCGGAACGGGTTCCGGCAAAACCACTCTGGTGAATGCCGTCCTGCATGAAATGGTCCAGAACGATCCATACGAGCGATTCGCTCTCCTCCAGGACACCAGCGAATTGCAGTGCACGGCCGGAAACAAGGTGGCGTACCACACAACGATCGACGTGACGATGACCCTGCTGCTGAAGACCATTTTACGGATGCGTCCGGACCGGATCGTGGTCGGAGAGGTACGCGGCGCCGAGGCGCTCGACCTGCTCGATTGCTGGAACACCGGCCATGAGGGGGGTGCGGCCACCCTACATGCCAACGACGCGCATGCCGCACTGATTCGCCTCAAATCGCTCGTGACCCGTAACGATGCGGCACCCGACGAGATTGAGCCCCTGATCGGCGAGGCGGTTCATATCATCGTCCACATCGCCAGAGTCGCATGCGGTCGCCGCGTTCAGGAAATTATTGCAATCGATGGATATGAAGATGGCGGCTATATGACCCGCAACCTTTAG
- a CDS encoding LysE family translocator translates to MSFAHTLLFFGICVVQVGSPGPSTVFVVNNAVALGWSRAVGILTGDLLAIGVLALLSLLGVDAVLLAHPRWFATLKVAGALYLIWLGANQWFGARGATRHPVDTVRRASDRALWGKSFLIGISNPKAILFFSSLLPQFVDPVRAGPARLLGLVALFVAIKLLVLGGYAMAAARVLPLLQSEGNARWGKRLTGAVLIGFGSLIAWSTLE, encoded by the coding sequence ATGTCTTTCGCGCACACACTGCTGTTTTTCGGAATCTGCGTGGTGCAGGTCGGTTCGCCCGGACCTTCGACGGTCTTCGTCGTCAACAACGCCGTGGCGCTAGGCTGGTCACGCGCGGTCGGCATTCTCACCGGCGACCTGCTGGCGATCGGCGTGCTCGCGCTGCTGTCGCTGTTGGGTGTCGACGCGGTGCTGCTCGCCCATCCCCGATGGTTCGCCACCCTGAAAGTGGCGGGCGCGCTGTATCTCATCTGGCTCGGCGCGAACCAGTGGTTCGGCGCGCGTGGGGCGACCCGCCACCCGGTGGACACCGTTCGTCGTGCGTCGGATCGTGCGCTGTGGGGTAAATCCTTCCTGATCGGCATCAGCAATCCCAAGGCGATCCTGTTCTTTTCCTCGCTCCTGCCGCAATTCGTCGATCCGGTTCGTGCCGGTCCGGCGAGGCTGCTCGGACTGGTCGCGCTGTTCGTCGCGATCAAGTTGCTGGTGTTGGGCGGCTATGCGATGGCCGCCGCGCGCGTATTGCCGCTTCTGCAAAGCGAAGGCAACGCGCGTTGGGGCAAACGGCTCACCGGCGCGGTGTTGATCGGTTTTGGGAGCCTGATTGCGTGGTCGACGCTCGAATGA
- a CDS encoding TrbC/VirB2 family protein — protein sequence MQFIRLRFDISNRTILGLAIALLLLVAVQSAIAAATSGGGLPSDGWFTKIRQSVTGPWAFTISILGIVGAGATLIFGGDMNGFLRTIIFLTLVLSFIIAAQNTLSGITGQGAEITAWTNMFSTIGRTRTA from the coding sequence ATGCAGTTCATTCGGCTCCGCTTCGATATCAGCAACCGCACCATACTCGGCCTCGCGATTGCACTGCTATTGCTGGTTGCGGTGCAATCCGCGATTGCGGCGGCCACGAGTGGCGGCGGCCTTCCCTCGGATGGCTGGTTCACCAAAATCCGGCAATCGGTTACGGGACCCTGGGCATTTACCATTTCGATTCTCGGTATCGTGGGCGCGGGCGCCACGCTGATCTTCGGCGGCGACATGAATGGTTTCCTGCGCACCATTATTTTTCTGACGCTCGTTCTGAGTTTCATCATCGCCGCGCAGAACACGCTTTCCGGGATCACCGGGCAAGGCGCCGAAATCACGGCCTGGACGAACATGTTCTCCACCATCGGACGCACGCGGACCGCCTGA
- a CDS encoding VirB8/TrbF family protein, translated as MVAYQGIEFERIRGGRMRIGPRGVFGTKPPKPDTANPYVNARRSWNSHVGSVMEYGTIGFFLGLLCLLITLASVGGIIYIGSQSKFIPLVFQEDASGNKISMTRADRIPDARVADYRSAVGEFIGNLRLVTPDAELQGKAVRHAYAYLASGDPAISKANEYLNGTKEANPYARAGTETVSIELKSVLQQSRHTWQVDWMETIRARDGTPREPPYAMRALVTIYQNTGAKLQDQNMFWNPHHVFITDFNWTKQF; from the coding sequence ATGGTTGCGTATCAAGGGATTGAATTTGAACGGATACGAGGCGGCCGCATGAGAATCGGTCCGCGAGGCGTATTCGGCACGAAGCCACCGAAACCGGATACCGCAAATCCCTATGTGAACGCCCGGCGTTCCTGGAACAGCCATGTCGGCAGCGTCATGGAGTACGGCACGATTGGCTTCTTTCTCGGTTTGCTGTGTCTGCTGATCACGCTTGCCTCGGTAGGCGGCATCATCTACATCGGCAGTCAGTCGAAATTCATCCCTTTGGTGTTTCAGGAGGACGCCAGCGGCAACAAAATCTCGATGACGCGCGCCGATCGCATTCCTGACGCCAGAGTCGCCGACTATCGTTCCGCGGTAGGTGAATTTATCGGCAACCTGCGCCTCGTCACACCCGACGCGGAATTGCAGGGGAAAGCCGTTCGGCATGCCTACGCCTATCTGGCATCCGGCGACCCGGCCATCTCCAAGGCGAACGAATACCTGAACGGTACGAAGGAAGCCAACCCCTACGCCCGCGCCGGCACCGAAACGGTGAGCATCGAGCTGAAGTCGGTGTTGCAGCAATCACGTCATACCTGGCAGGTCGACTGGATGGAAACGATTCGCGCGCGGGACGGCACGCCCAGAGAACCGCCCTACGCCATGCGTGCCCTCGTCACGATCTATCAAAACACCGGGGCGAAATTACAGGATCAAAACATGTTCTGGAACCCGCACCATGTTTTCATTACCGACTTCAACTGGACGAAGCAGTTCTAG
- a CDS encoding conjugal transfer protein TrbH: MRGFVLNTVAVTALVGLAGCTVTQRPHGNHAAASSDANKTMADDTVTQLMVLYPPAHTRLDIQHPASDDYGRTLLSSLREKGYAILEYDPSPQSAGTDTVADAASLPLVPPVVPGVPLRYAVDAVEPMALYRVTLQIGAQSISRAFGITESGMPHPAGLWIRKEPGR; this comes from the coding sequence ATGCGCGGATTCGTGTTGAACACCGTCGCGGTGACCGCGCTGGTCGGCTTGGCAGGCTGCACGGTTACGCAACGTCCGCACGGCAATCATGCGGCAGCCTCGTCAGACGCCAACAAGACGATGGCGGATGACACGGTAACGCAACTTATGGTCTTGTATCCGCCCGCGCATACGCGCCTCGACATACAGCATCCGGCCAGCGACGACTACGGCCGCACACTGCTGTCGTCCCTGCGCGAGAAAGGCTATGCCATTCTCGAGTACGACCCGTCACCGCAGTCCGCCGGGACCGACACGGTAGCGGACGCCGCCAGTTTGCCCTTGGTGCCGCCTGTCGTGCCGGGCGTCCCATTACGCTATGCAGTGGACGCCGTCGAGCCAATGGCTCTGTACCGCGTGACCCTGCAGATAGGCGCGCAGTCGATCAGCCGGGCTTTCGGCATCACCGAAAGCGGCATGCCTCACCCCGCGGGCCTGTGGATTCGCAAGGAGCCGGGACGATGA
- a CDS encoding conjugal transfer protein TrbD, with translation MALRAIPIRRAGNRENLFMGGDRELVMFSGLLAAVLIFAAQDWLAAGFGAGAWCIALWTFRKMAKADPKMRFVYVRSRRYDAYYPPRATPFRDNTGTQGKQYT, from the coding sequence ATGGCCCTGCGAGCGATTCCCATTCGGCGGGCAGGCAACCGGGAAAACCTGTTCATGGGTGGCGATCGGGAACTGGTGATGTTCTCGGGATTACTGGCTGCCGTTCTGATCTTCGCCGCACAGGATTGGCTTGCCGCCGGATTCGGCGCCGGCGCATGGTGCATCGCCCTGTGGACTTTCCGAAAGATGGCGAAGGCGGATCCGAAGATGCGATTCGTTTACGTGCGCAGTCGGCGATACGACGCCTACTACCCGCCTCGCGCAACCCCGTTTCGCGACAACACCGGCACCCAGGGAAAGCAATATACATGA
- the trbG gene encoding P-type conjugative transfer protein TrbG yields MKKTPIFTLLFSLLPAAIHAAPGTGPFADQYFSRDEPRLTAQERAAIAIGKKWQEGQNVKPYQGTNGSINWPYLPGKQYPVMCAVLHVCDVALQAGEKVNGVNVGDPRYTIEPAVTGSGAEQVVHLILKPLDVGLDTTLVLTTNRRTYHFRLRSSRSHLMPFMSFTYPEDAMTKWKTIRAREAQTREQRTMPKTGEYLGDLDFDYAIDGAARWKPIRVYNDGSKTIIQMPPAMRQSEAPALLVLRKEGGPFHEPETHMVNYRVQGDRYIVDTIFDKAVLVSGVGSSQDKVTITKGR; encoded by the coding sequence ATGAAAAAAACGCCGATTTTCACGCTGCTTTTCAGCCTGCTGCCGGCGGCGATTCACGCTGCCCCCGGCACCGGCCCATTTGCCGATCAATATTTCTCGCGCGACGAACCCCGGCTCACCGCGCAGGAAAGAGCGGCCATCGCCATCGGCAAGAAGTGGCAGGAAGGGCAGAACGTGAAACCCTATCAGGGCACGAACGGATCGATCAACTGGCCCTATTTGCCGGGCAAGCAATATCCGGTGATGTGCGCCGTTTTACATGTTTGCGACGTTGCGCTGCAAGCTGGCGAAAAGGTCAACGGCGTGAATGTGGGAGACCCTCGCTATACGATCGAGCCGGCAGTGACGGGCTCGGGGGCGGAACAGGTGGTGCATCTCATCCTGAAGCCGCTCGACGTCGGTCTGGATACCACCCTCGTATTGACGACGAATCGACGTACGTATCATTTCCGCCTGCGGTCGAGCCGCTCGCATCTGATGCCATTCATGTCCTTCACCTATCCGGAGGACGCGATGACGAAGTGGAAGACGATCCGGGCGCGCGAGGCCCAAACCCGCGAGCAGCGCACGATGCCAAAGACGGGGGAATACCTCGGCGACCTGGACTTCGATTATGCGATCGACGGCGCGGCGCGATGGAAGCCGATACGCGTCTACAACGATGGCAGCAAGACCATCATTCAGATGCCGCCTGCCATGCGCCAAAGCGAAGCGCCGGCGTTACTCGTTTTACGCAAGGAGGGGGGACCATTCCACGAGCCCGAAACGCACATGGTGAACTATCGCGTCCAAGGAGACCGCTACATCGTAGACACGATATTCGACAAGGCGGTGCTGGTGTCCGGCGTCGGTTCGAGCCAGGACAAGGTCACCATCACGAAAGGAAGATGA
- the tkt gene encoding transketolase, with protein sequence MTEQSSAAPVAPKSVPAPRDQHLRDMADCIRFLSMDAVQKAKSGHPGAPMGMADIATVLFKDFMQFDAADPHWIDRDRFILSNGHGSMLLYSLLYLTGYADMPIEQLKQFRQVGSKTPGHPEYRHADGIELTTGPLGQGIAESVGMALGERIMNASFGNELVNHFTYVFLGDGCLMEGISQEAISLAGHLKLGRLIAFWDNNSISIDGATSLAVSDNEVERFRASGWHVLEIDGHDTDAIREAITTARENDGQPTLIACKTIIGFGFPTKAGTQKAHSDAPGEDEIAGARKLLGWNSAPFEIPEALLSEWREIGSKGRSARMAWADRVKQAPEPLRGDFERRTKGELPVNWKDAIAAARREFIEKGGELATRQASGAVLNHLFDAIPELLGGSADLTPSNNTKAKNQVEVKPGSYDGSYIHYGVREHGMAAAMNGLALHGGLIPYGGTFLCFSDYCRPAIRLAAMMQIRTTFVMTHDSIGLGEDGPTHQPVEHLAALRAIPHLGVYRPGDAVETAECWELILDQPRRAALIALSRQPMPLLRTEAGTENKSARGAYVLLDAEGGSRQLTLLATGSELHLAVEAREILQKEGVPTAVVSMPCRLLFEEQDLAYRKQVLGETRARVAVEAAVELGWDKYLGLEGKFVGMHSFGESGKIQDVYAKFDITTDAVVRAAREVLANVKG encoded by the coding sequence ATGACAGAACAATCTTCCGCAGCACCCGTGGCACCGAAAAGCGTGCCCGCACCGCGTGACCAGCATCTTCGGGACATGGCGGACTGCATTCGATTCCTTTCCATGGACGCCGTGCAGAAGGCGAAGAGCGGTCACCCGGGCGCGCCGATGGGGATGGCCGATATCGCGACGGTATTGTTCAAGGATTTCATGCAGTTCGATGCTGCCGATCCGCACTGGATCGATCGCGACCGCTTCATTCTGTCCAACGGTCATGGGTCGATGCTGCTGTACAGTCTGCTCTATCTGACCGGTTACGCGGACATGCCGATCGAGCAATTGAAGCAATTCCGCCAGGTGGGCAGCAAGACCCCGGGTCATCCCGAATATCGGCACGCGGACGGCATCGAGCTGACCACCGGCCCGTTGGGACAGGGCATCGCGGAGTCGGTCGGCATGGCGCTGGGCGAGCGCATCATGAATGCGAGCTTCGGCAATGAACTGGTCAACCATTTTACCTATGTGTTCCTGGGCGATGGCTGTCTGATGGAGGGCATCAGCCAGGAGGCGATCTCGCTGGCAGGTCACCTGAAGCTGGGCCGTCTGATCGCGTTCTGGGACAACAATTCGATATCGATCGATGGCGCGACCAGCCTGGCGGTGTCCGACAACGAGGTGGAACGTTTCCGGGCGTCCGGCTGGCACGTGCTGGAAATCGATGGCCATGACACCGACGCCATCCGCGAGGCGATCACGACGGCGCGCGAGAACGACGGTCAGCCGACGCTGATCGCCTGCAAGACGATCATCGGTTTTGGCTTTCCGACGAAGGCGGGCACGCAGAAGGCGCACAGCGACGCGCCTGGCGAGGACGAGATCGCCGGGGCGCGCAAGCTGCTCGGTTGGAACTCGGCGCCGTTCGAGATCCCCGAGGCCTTGCTCAGCGAGTGGCGGGAGATCGGTTCGAAGGGCCGGTCCGCGCGCATGGCCTGGGCGGATCGCGTGAAACAGGCGCCGGAACCCCTGCGCGGCGATTTCGAGCGTCGCACCAAGGGCGAGCTTCCGGTCAACTGGAAGGACGCGATCGCCGCCGCGCGCCGGGAATTCATCGAGAAGGGTGGAGAACTCGCGACGCGGCAGGCCAGCGGCGCGGTCCTCAACCACCTGTTCGATGCCATCCCGGAATTGCTGGGCGGATCCGCCGACCTCACGCCGTCGAACAACACCAAGGCGAAAAACCAGGTCGAGGTGAAGCCGGGCAGCTATGACGGTTCGTACATCCACTATGGCGTGCGCGAGCATGGCATGGCCGCGGCGATGAACGGTCTGGCGCTCCACGGCGGCCTGATTCCCTACGGCGGCACCTTCCTGTGCTTCTCGGATTATTGCCGTCCGGCCATTCGTCTCGCGGCGATGATGCAGATTCGCACGACGTTCGTGATGACCCATGATTCGATCGGCCTGGGCGAGGACGGTCCGACGCACCAGCCGGTCGAGCATCTGGCGGCGCTTCGGGCGATCCCGCATCTGGGCGTGTATCGGCCAGGCGACGCGGTGGAAACGGCGGAATGCTGGGAACTCATCCTGGATCAGCCGCGCCGCGCGGCGTTGATCGCGTTGTCGCGCCAGCCCATGCCGCTGTTGCGCACCGAAGCGGGTACCGAGAACAAGTCCGCCCGCGGCGCCTACGTGCTGCTGGACGCGGAGGGCGGTTCCCGTCAACTGACGTTGCTGGCGACAGGCTCGGAATTGCATCTTGCCGTGGAAGCGCGGGAGATCCTGCAAAAGGAAGGCGTGCCGACGGCGGTCGTATCGATGCCTTGCAGGCTGCTTTTCGAGGAGCAGGACCTGGCGTACCGCAAGCAGGTGCTGGGCGAGACGCGGGCACGGGTGGCGGTCGAGGCAGCGGTTGAGCTGGGCTGGGACAAGTACCTGGGCCTGGAGGGCAAGTTCGTGGGCATGCACAGCTTCGGCGAGTCCGGCAAGATCCAGGACGTGTACGCGAAGTTCGACATCACGACCGACGCCGTCGTGCGTGCCGCGCGCGAAGTGCTGGCGAACGTGAAGGGTTAG
- a CDS encoding conjugal transfer protein TrbE (type IV secretion system ATPase VirB4 family), with product MIPVITLVIAVPGTALLVGLFLLVRQTNADLRLKKHRSKDAGLADLLNYAAVVDDGVIVGKNGSFMASWLYRGSDNASATEAEREIISFRINQALAPLGNGWMMHVDAIRRPAPNYSDPSLSHFPDRVSAAIDEERRRLFENMGTLYEGFFVVTITWFPPMLAERRFVELMFDDEAEKPDRNRRTAHLIEQFKREVANVEGRLSAAVALERLCGVKLAREDGSTVTHDQQLQWLQFCVTGLNHPIQLPRNPMYIDSLIGGQELHTGVVPKIGRNFIQVVAVEGFPLESYPGILSSLAELPVAYRWSSRFIFLDHHEAVAKLEKFRKKWKQKIRGFFDQVFNTHTSHVDEDAATMVSDASSAIAETNSCMVSQGYYTSVVVLMGEDRAELELSARRFEKTINALAFTARVETINTMDAYLGSLPGHGVENVRRPLLNTLNLADLLPTSTIWTGENRAPSPLFPPNAPALLHAVTSGNSPFRVNLHVRDLGHGIIFGPTRTGKSTMLGLIALQWRRYHGSRIYAFDKGLSMYPTCKAAGGRHYTVASDADTLAFAPLSRLDTRSRRAWAVQWIDTILALTGVTTTPAQRNAIAEAILNMHTSESRTLSEFTVTVQDEIIREALRPYTVDGGMGHLFDAEDDGLDLADFMTFEIEQLMGLGEKYALPVLLYLFMRIEESLSAEDARPTLLILDEAWLMLAHPAFRDKIEEWLRSMAKKNCAILMATQSISEAARSGILDLITESTACRIYLANPNAREERTAEIYHRMGLNQRQIEIVAGAVPKRDYYYVSEQGRRLYQLALGPLALAFVGATDKESIATMKRLEAAHGDAWVHEWLRIKGLNLNGYEAAA from the coding sequence ATGATCCCGGTCATCACTCTCGTCATTGCGGTGCCGGGCACAGCGCTGCTGGTAGGCTTATTCCTACTCGTTCGACAAACAAACGCCGATTTGCGGCTGAAGAAGCATCGTTCCAAGGACGCCGGGCTGGCGGACCTGCTCAATTACGCCGCGGTGGTCGATGACGGCGTGATTGTCGGGAAAAATGGTTCTTTCATGGCGTCCTGGCTTTATCGCGGTTCGGATAATGCCAGCGCGACCGAGGCCGAGCGCGAAATCATTTCATTCCGGATCAATCAGGCACTTGCCCCACTGGGAAACGGATGGATGATGCATGTCGATGCGATACGCCGGCCCGCCCCGAACTACAGCGATCCGAGCCTTTCGCATTTTCCCGATCGGGTCTCGGCGGCCATAGACGAAGAACGGCGTCGCTTGTTCGAGAATATGGGAACGCTGTACGAAGGTTTCTTCGTCGTCACGATCACGTGGTTCCCCCCGATGCTGGCCGAACGCAGGTTCGTCGAACTGATGTTCGACGACGAGGCGGAAAAACCCGATCGCAATCGCCGCACGGCGCATCTCATCGAACAGTTCAAACGGGAAGTCGCCAACGTCGAAGGCCGTCTTTCGGCGGCTGTCGCGCTAGAGCGGCTGTGCGGCGTCAAGCTCGCGCGGGAAGACGGCTCCACCGTAACCCACGACCAGCAACTGCAATGGTTGCAATTTTGCGTGACCGGCCTGAATCATCCCATCCAGCTTCCTCGCAACCCCATGTATATCGACTCGCTCATCGGCGGCCAGGAACTCCATACCGGGGTGGTACCGAAAATTGGCCGAAACTTCATTCAGGTAGTCGCCGTGGAGGGTTTCCCGCTGGAATCCTACCCCGGCATCCTTTCCTCACTGGCCGAACTGCCCGTGGCATACCGATGGTCGTCGCGTTTCATTTTTCTCGATCATCACGAAGCCGTCGCGAAACTCGAGAAATTCCGGAAAAAGTGGAAACAAAAGATCCGCGGGTTCTTCGATCAAGTATTCAACACCCACACCAGCCACGTCGACGAGGACGCGGCGACGATGGTGTCAGACGCTTCATCGGCCATCGCCGAGACCAATAGCTGCATGGTTTCGCAGGGCTACTACACCAGTGTCGTCGTATTGATGGGCGAAGACCGCGCGGAACTTGAGCTGTCCGCTCGTCGGTTCGAAAAGACCATCAATGCACTGGCATTCACGGCGCGCGTCGAGACGATCAACACGATGGATGCCTATCTCGGCTCGCTGCCGGGGCATGGCGTGGAAAACGTACGGCGGCCATTGCTGAACACACTGAATCTTGCCGACCTTCTACCCACCAGCACCATCTGGACCGGCGAAAACCGCGCGCCCTCGCCGTTATTCCCCCCCAATGCGCCCGCGCTGCTGCACGCGGTCACAAGCGGAAATTCGCCATTCCGCGTGAACCTGCACGTCCGCGACCTGGGCCACGGCATCATCTTCGGTCCCACTCGAACGGGCAAGTCGACGATGCTCGGCCTGATCGCGTTGCAATGGCGCCGTTATCATGGGTCGCGGATCTACGCGTTCGACAAAGGCCTGTCGATGTATCCCACCTGCAAGGCTGCCGGCGGGCGTCACTACACCGTCGCATCCGATGCCGACACGCTCGCCTTCGCGCCGCTCTCCCGCCTCGATACCCGTTCGCGCCGTGCATGGGCGGTGCAATGGATCGACACCATCCTCGCATTGACGGGCGTGACGACGACGCCCGCGCAGCGCAACGCGATCGCCGAAGCGATTCTGAACATGCACACCAGCGAGTCCCGCACGCTGTCGGAATTCACCGTAACCGTGCAGGACGAAATCATCCGCGAAGCGCTCAGGCCCTACACCGTGGATGGCGGCATGGGGCATCTATTCGATGCGGAAGACGATGGCCTCGATCTGGCCGACTTCATGACCTTCGAAATCGAACAGTTGATGGGCCTAGGGGAGAAGTACGCTTTGCCGGTGCTGCTGTACCTGTTCATGCGCATCGAGGAGTCGCTGAGCGCGGAAGATGCGCGGCCGACGCTGCTGATTCTCGACGAGGCCTGGCTGATGCTGGCCCACCCCGCCTTCCGGGACAAGATCGAGGAATGGCTGCGCTCGATGGCGAAAAAAAATTGCGCGATACTCATGGCGACGCAAAGCATTTCCGAGGCGGCACGGTCGGGCATTCTGGATCTCATCACCGAATCCACGGCGTGCCGGATCTATCTCGCCAACCCCAACGCACGCGAAGAACGGACCGCCGAGATTTATCACCGTATGGGGCTGAATCAGCGTCAGATCGAGATCGTCGCAGGGGCCGTACCAAAGCGCGACTACTACTACGTTTCGGAACAGGGTCGGCGCCTGTATCAGTTGGCTCTTGGCCCTCTCGCGCTCGCCTTCGTCGGCGCCACCGACAAGGAATCCATTGCCACGATGAAAAGGCTCGAGGCGGCGCACGGCGATGCCTGGGTGCATGAATGGTTGCGTATCAAGGGATTGAATTTGAACGGATACGAGGCGGCCGCATGA
- a CDS encoding TrbI/VirB10 family protein, whose protein sequence is MNDNGQMSGATSPGSTPGGGVRRVNSVPLILAVCALGVFAALIAMVAVKRSNDAIASPQDVAQTAGQYTDTSAMALQIMGEHRVGLIPADVPAPAAAPEASVDNADTPPALLQRSDTGAPTVTEDPHLQQIRAAKMQMFERAVKARTSVALSGAAATHDPATPTRDGLLARIASVGRQIDAADAADPALDYKAQLTKANAILGIADDAHDGDLPGAPHDGPERRRTPDHLRNDVRQFDGSGKSDRWMLDQAVQPPRSRFEIRAGSVLPGVMISGVDSDLPGQIFAQISQNVFDTATGRHLLIPQGTRLIGAYNSNVAYGQNAVLIAWQRLVFPDGKALDIGAMPGADSAGYAGFRDQVNNHYLRIFASAILMSGVTAAASYATARRDGNGGVNQQPTVNGELSQALGQQLGNVTAQMIAKNLNIAPTIEIRPGYRFNIVVTKDLDFTQPYMSFDYRREGGRP, encoded by the coding sequence ATGAACGACAACGGCCAGATGTCCGGCGCAACGTCACCCGGCTCGACACCTGGAGGCGGAGTGCGGCGGGTCAACAGTGTGCCGTTGATTCTCGCGGTTTGCGCGCTGGGCGTGTTTGCCGCGCTCATTGCCATGGTGGCGGTCAAACGCTCGAACGATGCTATCGCGTCGCCGCAGGACGTGGCGCAAACGGCAGGGCAGTACACCGACACGTCGGCCATGGCGCTCCAGATCATGGGAGAACATCGGGTCGGCCTGATTCCCGCTGATGTACCCGCCCCGGCCGCCGCACCCGAAGCGTCCGTAGACAACGCCGACACCCCGCCGGCACTTCTACAGCGGTCGGACACGGGCGCGCCCACGGTCACCGAAGATCCGCATCTGCAGCAGATTCGCGCGGCAAAGATGCAAATGTTCGAGCGTGCGGTGAAAGCCAGGACAAGCGTCGCGCTTTCCGGCGCAGCCGCCACGCACGATCCCGCGACGCCGACGCGCGACGGCCTGCTCGCGCGCATCGCCTCCGTCGGGCGTCAAATCGACGCGGCGGACGCCGCCGATCCCGCGCTCGATTACAAAGCACAGTTGACGAAAGCCAACGCGATACTGGGTATCGCCGACGACGCTCATGACGGTGACCTGCCTGGCGCCCCGCACGATGGCCCGGAAAGACGCCGAACGCCCGACCACTTGCGGAACGACGTTCGACAGTTCGATGGCAGCGGAAAAAGTGACCGCTGGATGCTCGATCAAGCGGTACAGCCGCCCCGTTCACGTTTTGAAATTCGCGCCGGCAGCGTGTTGCCGGGCGTCATGATAAGCGGCGTGGATTCGGACCTTCCAGGTCAAATCTTCGCGCAGATATCGCAAAATGTGTTCGATACGGCCACGGGGCGGCATTTGCTCATTCCCCAGGGAACGCGCCTGATCGGCGCCTACAACAGCAATGTCGCATACGGTCAGAACGCGGTGCTCATCGCCTGGCAGCGCCTGGTATTTCCCGACGGAAAAGCGCTCGACATCGGCGCCATGCCGGGTGCCGACAGCGCCGGTTATGCCGGATTCCGCGATCAGGTCAACAACCACTACCTCCGCATTTTCGCTTCGGCGATTCTCATGTCGGGCGTGACCGCTGCGGCCTCTTACGCGACCGCGCGCAGAGACGGCAACGGCGGCGTCAACCAGCAACCGACGGTGAACGGCGAATTGAGCCAGGCGCTCGGTCAGCAACTCGGCAATGTAACGGCGCAGATGATCGCGAAAAACCTGAACATCGCCCCGACTATCGAAATTCGCCCTGGCTACCGGTTCAATATCGTGGTGACCAAGGATTTGGATTTCACGCAGCCGTATATGTCATTCGACTACCGACGCGAAGGAGGTCGGCCATGA